In one window of Denticeps clupeoides chromosome 2, fDenClu1.1, whole genome shotgun sequence DNA:
- the tbcc gene encoding LOW QUALITY PROTEIN: tubulin-specific chaperone C (The sequence of the model RefSeq protein was modified relative to this genomic sequence to represent the inferred CDS: inserted 2 bases in 1 codon; deleted 1 base in 1 codon) yields MASEAKLPERLRRRDQQRQEEAERRRDARQGGGESAERGDVFSAAFSSERAAIEELLRPDAGDAAALEEAAARTRRLQRLLTDSAASMAQYELKQAQEALRRLQGALDGRREELLPKKKFAFRSRRAAGTDEAPPGLPERPRPAAVDGAGPXCGFSDADARLLVLTADELRQRDVLLTRLTGCRVRLLGAPSTVHIKHVRDCEVLCGPVSGSVLVDQCSGCTLAVPCQASCAPTNTTDTHIYLQVASRAIIEDCSGLGFAPFTWTYPGLDADFALSGLDRRRNNWDQVDDFNWLAAGRPSPNWSVVPESERRVAWEEDPADSRV; encoded by the exons ATGGCGTCCGAGGCGAAGCTGCCCGAGCGGCTGCGGCGGCGCGACCAGCAGCggcaggaggaggcggagcggcGCCGGGACGCCAGGCAGGGCGGCGGCGAGTCTGCGGAGCGCGGCGACGTTTTCTCCGCCGCCTTCAGCTCCGAGCGGGCCGCCATCGAGGAGCTGCTGCGGCCGGACGCGGGCGACGCGGCGGCGCTGGAGGAGGCCGCTGCCCGGACCCGGCGGCTGCAGCGGCTCCTGACGGACAGCGCGGCCTCCATGGCGCAGTACGAGCTGAAGCAGGCGCAGGAGGCGCTGCGGCGGCTCCAGGGCGCCCTGGACGGGAGGAGGGAGGAGCTCCTGCCCAAGAAGAAGTTCGCCTTCCGCTCCCGACGCGCCGCCGGGACCGACGAGGCGCCGCCCGGCCTCCCCGAGCGGCCGCGGCCCGCCGCGGTGGACGGCGCGGGTCC GTGCGGCTTCTCGGACGCGGACGCGCGGCTGCTGGTGTTGACGGCCGACGAGCTCCGGCAGCGCGACGTGCTCCTGACCCGCCTCACCGGCTGCAGG GTGCGGCTCCTGGGCGCCCCCAGCACCGTCCACATCAAGCACGTCCGGGACTGCGAGGTCCTGTGCGGCCCGGTGTCCGGCTCCGTGCTGGTGGACCAGTGTTCGGGCTGCACCCTGGCCGTCCCCTGCCAGGCAAGCTGCGCACCCACAAACACCACCGACACCCACATCTACCTGCAGGTCGCCAGCAGGGCCATCATCGAGGACTGCAGCGGCCTCGGCTTCGCCCCCTTCACCTGGACCTACCCGGGCCTGGACGCCGACTTCGCCCTGTCCGGCCTGGACCGCCGGCGGAACAACTGGGACCAGGTGGACGACTTCAACTGGCTGGCGGCCGGAAGGCCTTCGCCAAACTGGTCCGTCGTCCCGGAGTCGGAGCGGCGCGTGGCCTGGGAGGAGGACCCCGCCGACTCGAGGGTGTGA
- the bicral gene encoding BRD4-interacting chromatin-remodeling complex-associated protein-like, giving the protein MDDEDDHRLLEIIGDVQALNEYLHGPSSKSIEEDDVTNAAYGNSGTFFTANSGSSNVDLKEATNHLEELAEAGGPGLQLSSSLQFIEEELSGDVSPDGVELGGEDQPFDILQKSLLEADITEQTLAQEALLDSQPSLATVSTSFPQQLVSGGFGGATGTGLVAPLPLAGAQPQTFLQQVPQLPLANGPTGHIQVLGSFNGNSPSVMTINSLERPQILLRPTGNAVTSAAPTQGTMFAPSAAGQISMPFKGCRTPIPVQNIIIQRGPTPQTLVRPIQPKPLQSGGQAVYNISNLGLQTNAAVPPNTASGTYTPNGSPQTVQQVKVVSQTGGIVVHSSVGQQGQQQQAPAALPAGQFLLPSSVALTPGTSVQAVNGQVLSDSSSTTTYSILTGQNAAVQLIGGQNFQTSGGQIIVNQGMVAGAVGQVSPNVATQVGQTSGVPSKVWTGVAASASCGPAAAQAAPTQARLTLVNAKPQAQQQAAFGTTQRLLLPVAQNAASSAQVGIQQLQFEMQTVPLNQDSTSAVQDGLRKPQLVNLLGTKGMSLALAPHTSAQISERPAPQPLTREGMFLQHLRQDHASVLSGDRMAFTSLDDVVNRLLPYHVFQGAPPCEDDFGKVDDEFETVATQVLNRTQSMVNKYRRLLMVEAERSSPSSEIVMIDRTFNQEERTNLTQDKRMVMVDPDGFLEDFCCTPKFTVRNTTQEEEEDGYAASRVGQAGTSRAPPTDSAYRTECPLGYEDPGGGTGVKSLLDTNKSQRFHNNNNNVIPSHHQPSLSNCPSPAQLQTPALAPHQTLADTDSVLEAAVNSILEC; this is encoded by the exons ATGGACGATGAAGACGACCACCGTCTTCTGGAAATTATAGG AGACGTGCAGGCCCTCAACGAGTATCTCCACGGGCCCAGTAGCAAGTCG ATCGAAGAGGACGATGTGACAAATGCAGCTTATGGCAATAGCGGTACCTTTTTCACCGCCAACAGC GGCAGCTCAAATGTGGACCTCAAGGAAGCAACCAATCACCTGGAGGAGTTGGCCGAGGCTGGAGGACCCGGACTGCAGCTCTCCAGCAGTCTGCAGTTCATTGAGGAGGAGCTTAGTGGAGATGTGTCTCCCGATGGGGTGGAGCTTGGCGGTGAAGACCAACCCTTCGATATTCTCCAGAAGTCACTTCTGGAGGCAGATATCACCGAGCAGACATTGGCCCAAGAGGCGCTGTTGGACTCTCAGCCTTCGCTAGCCACCGTCTCCACGAGTTTCCCCCAGCAGCTGGTCTCTGGCGGGTTTGGGGGCGCCACCGGAACTGGTCTAGTTGCCCCACTACCCCTCGCTGGAGCTCAGCCTCAGACTTTCCTTCAGCAAGTCCCTCAGCTGCCTCTGGCAAACGGACCCACGGGACACATCCAAGTGCTGGGATCCTTCAATGGGAACTCCCCGTCTGTGATGACCATCAACAGTCTGGAGCGCCCCCAGATTCTCCTGAGGCCAACAGGTAATGCGGTGACGAGCGCCGCTCCAACACAGGGGACTATGTTTGCGCCGTCGGCGGCGGGCCAGATTTCCATGCCCTTCAAGGGCTGCCGGACACCCATACCAGTCCAGAACATTATCATCCAGAGAGGACCCACGCCGCAGACGTTGGTCAGACCGATACAGCCCAAGCCCTTACAGTCTGGGGGACAGGCGGTGTACAACATAagcaacctgggtcttcagacCAACGCCGCTGTCCCGCCTAACACTGCCAGTGGTACATACACGCCCAATGGGTCCCCTCAGACTGTCCAGCAGGTCAAGGTGGTCAGCCAGACGGGCGGCATTGTGGTTCACTCCTCTGTGGGGCAGCAGGGCCAACAGCAACAAGCCCCGGCAGCTCTTCCAGCAGGCCAGTTCCTTCTGCCCAGCTCTGTTGCCCTCACGCCTGGCACTAGCGTCCAGGCGGTCAACGGCCAGGTGTTGTCCGATTCGTCCTCCACCACTACATACTCCATCCTTACTGGCCAGAACGCGGCAGTGCAGCTGATTGGAGGGCAGAACTTCCAGACCAGTGGAGGACAGATCATTGTGAATCAGGGCATGGTGGCTGGTGCTGTGGGTCAGGTGTCCCCTAACGTGGCGACGCAAGTCGGCCAGACATCCGGTGTCCCCTCCAAAGTGTGGACGGGTGTCGCGGCCAGTGCCTCATGTGGCCCTGCGGCCGCACAGGCCGCTCCCACCCAAGCCCGCCTGACCCTGGTGAACGCCAAACCGCAGGCTCAGCAGCAAGCGGCGTTTGGCACAACGCAACGTCTCCTGTTGCCTGTGGCCCAGAATGCTGCCAGTTCCGCTCAGGTGGGGATACAGCAGCTACAGTTCGAAATGCAGACGGTCCCACTGAACCAG GACTCCACATCTGCTGTTCAAGATGGCCTCAGGAAGCCACAGTTGGTTAATCTCCTCGGCACCAAAGGTATGAGTTTAGCCTTAGCGCCTCATACCTCAGCGCAGATTTCAGAA AGGCCAGCACCACAGCCGCTCACGAGAGAGGGCAT GTTTCTTCAGCACTTGAGACAGGACCATGCGTCGGTCCTGTCTGGAGACCGGATGGCCTTCACCTCGCTGGACGATGTTGTGAACAGGCTACTGCCCTACCACGTGTTCCAGGGGGCTCCACCCTGCGAGGACGACTTCGGTAAAG TCGACGATGAGTTTGAAACGGTTGCCACTCAAGTCCTGAACAGAACTCAGTCCATGGTGAACAAGTACCGGCGTCTTCTGATGGTGGAGGCCGAG CGCTCCAGCCCCTCGTCAGAGATCGTGATGATCGACCGGACGTTCAACCAGGAGGAGAGGACCAACCTCACCCAGGACAAACGAATGGTCATGGTGGATCCAG ACGGTTTCCTGGAGGACTTTTGCTGCACGCCCAAGTTCACGGTGAGGAACACCacacaggaggaagaggaggacggcTACGCCGCCAGTCGTGTGGGGCAGGCAGGGACCAGCAGGGCTCCGCCTACAGATTCCGCATACAGGACAGAGTGTCCGTTGGGTTATGAGGACCCTGGAGGGGGGACGGGGGTCAAGAGCCTCCTGGACACGAACAAGAGCCAGAGgtttcacaacaacaacaacaacgtgaTCCCCTCCCACCACCAGCCCAGCCTGTCCAACTGTCCCAGTCCGGCACAGCTTCAGACGCCGGCGCTGGCCCCTCACCAGACGTTGGCTGACACCGACTCCGTGCTGGAGGCGGCCGTGAACAGCATATTAGAATGTTAG